A part of Microbacterium terregens genomic DNA contains:
- the mftC gene encoding mycofactocin radical SAM maturase (MftC is a radical SAM/SPASM enzyme that catalyzes the first two steps in biosynthesis of the electron carrier mycofactocin from the terminal Val-Tyr dipeptide of the precursor peptide MftA.): MSSTVLDRPAPAPRLIDHFESGLNSPICLTWELTYACNLSCIHCLSASGRRDPRELSTDECKAVIDELQRMQVFYVNIGGGEPTVRSDFWEIVDYATSHDIGVKFSTNGVKITSEIAEKLALNDYVDIQISMDGATAEVNDAIRGPGSYDLAIRALERLSAAGMTRLKLSVVCTRTNIGQLDQFKEIADRYGAQLRLTRLRPAGRGADSWHDLRPTQEQQRELYQWLVARGEEVLTGDSFFHLSALGESLPGLNLCGAGRVVCLIDPIGDVYACPFAIHEEFLAGNIRGEGGFGEVWRESELFTRLRAPQTGGACNSCPFFDTCRGGCMAAKFFTGLPLDGPDPECVRGFGDDALAASSGERPKPSGDHSHRTSPPRPRPVALKLEMQRPTAPMAPPVSACNVSPLAGMQLN, from the coding sequence ATGAGCTCCACCGTCCTAGACCGCCCGGCACCTGCCCCCCGTCTGATCGATCACTTCGAAAGCGGGCTGAACTCCCCGATCTGTCTGACCTGGGAACTCACCTACGCCTGCAACCTCTCGTGCATCCACTGCCTGTCCGCCTCGGGGCGGCGCGATCCTCGCGAGCTGTCCACGGACGAGTGCAAGGCCGTGATCGACGAACTGCAGCGCATGCAGGTGTTCTACGTCAACATCGGCGGCGGCGAGCCCACCGTCCGATCCGACTTCTGGGAGATCGTCGACTACGCGACCAGCCACGACATCGGGGTCAAGTTCTCGACCAACGGCGTGAAGATCACGTCCGAGATCGCCGAGAAGCTCGCCCTCAACGACTACGTCGACATCCAGATCTCGATGGACGGCGCGACCGCCGAAGTGAACGACGCGATCCGCGGGCCGGGCTCGTACGACCTGGCGATCCGTGCGCTGGAGCGACTGTCGGCCGCCGGGATGACGCGCCTCAAGCTGTCCGTGGTCTGCACGCGGACCAACATCGGCCAGCTCGACCAGTTCAAGGAGATCGCCGATCGCTACGGCGCGCAGCTTCGGCTGACGCGTCTGCGACCGGCCGGACGCGGTGCCGACTCGTGGCACGATCTGCGGCCCACACAGGAGCAGCAGCGCGAGCTGTACCAGTGGCTCGTCGCCCGCGGCGAGGAAGTTCTGACGGGTGACTCGTTCTTCCACCTCTCGGCACTGGGAGAGAGCCTGCCCGGGCTGAACCTCTGCGGCGCAGGACGTGTCGTCTGCCTCATCGACCCGATCGGCGACGTGTACGCCTGCCCGTTCGCCATCCACGAGGAGTTCCTGGCCGGCAACATCCGCGGCGAGGGTGGTTTCGGCGAGGTGTGGCGCGAATCCGAGCTGTTCACACGACTGCGCGCGCCGCAGACCGGCGGCGCCTGCAACAGCTGCCCGTTCTTCGACACCTGCCGTGGCGGCTGCATGGCGGCGAAGTTCTTCACCGGACTGCCGCTGGACGGCCCCGACCCGGAGTGCGTCCGCGGCTTCGGCGACGACGCCCTCGCGGCGTCCTCGGGAGAGCGCCCCAAGCCGAGTGGCGATCACTCGCATCGCACGTCACCCCCACGTCCCCGACCCGTCGCGCTCAAGCTGGAGATGCAGCGGCCGACTGCACCGATGGCACCGCCGGTCTCGGCGTGCAATGTGAGCCCGCTCGCGGGCATGCAGCTGAACTGA
- the mftB gene encoding mycofactocin biosynthesis chaperone MftB (MftB, a small protein, is a peptide chaperone that assists the radical SAM enzyme MftC in performing two modifications to the C-terminal Val-Tyr dipeptide of the mycofactocin precursor peptide, MftA. MftB's role is analogous to the role of PqqD in the biosynthesis of PQQ, a cofactor that derives entirely from a Tyr and a Glu in the precursor PqqA.): MTDITPDSVLRLHNRVSVRPEPFGALLYHFGTRRLSFLKSPALLAVVDALQDDRTVADALGVAEVPDAMRPAMLRAITTLRDSEMLVEVAA, from the coding sequence ATGACCGACATCACCCCCGACAGCGTGCTGCGGCTCCACAACCGTGTCTCCGTGCGCCCTGAGCCGTTCGGCGCACTGCTGTACCACTTCGGGACGAGGCGCCTGTCCTTCCTGAAGTCCCCTGCCCTGCTGGCCGTGGTCGACGCACTCCAAGACGACCGTACGGTCGCTGACGCCCTGGGCGTCGCCGAGGTGCCCGACGCCATGCGCCCGGCCATGCTGCGCGCGATCACCACGCTGCGCGACTCCGAAATGCTTGTAGAGGTAGCCGCATGA
- a CDS encoding GMC family oxidoreductase N-terminal domain-containing protein, with product MTARRIIVVGAGGSGIPLAARLGAAGHEVTLVEAGAPRGDASPAGATSVDGLRDVRSVRAGLPDEPTAWTYAAEITPGRAYRVARGRTLGGSSAVNGGYFLRAHPDDFARWAAVAGPEWGWEACLGALRRLESDHDFPHAAVHGAHGPVPVIRDPGTDAVTTSFVAGAVLQGAVVEADKNGGGPSGVGTLPCNALGGERWGTDRAYRALLGDTAVQVRSGLDVRRVLWRGDQAVGIEAMGVDGIVRIEADEVVLCAGAIETPRLLVRSGVGPDGPRRLTGVGRGLSDHAAVSVSWRARPGFLPPTPMTGWTAAWNTPAGSIAVHPLELLLPVLPTAALVSGDLAMDGPLDLRVSLSTPVSRGFVNAGGGDGVDIHYGYLAAESERHALRQGVRAALALLTRGPMADLVETIELVERFGVGPTDEQLDEWIGTHLATALHSAGTARMGPADDPDAVVDTHGRVHGVEGLRVADASILPVVPSRGTSNTAVMLGERVAELMACEESGSGRGARASDR from the coding sequence ATGACCGCGCGGCGCATCATCGTGGTCGGGGCGGGAGGCTCCGGCATCCCCCTGGCCGCGCGTCTGGGCGCTGCGGGCCACGAGGTGACACTCGTCGAGGCGGGTGCCCCCCGCGGGGATGCCTCACCGGCGGGCGCCACGTCGGTCGACGGGCTGCGGGATGTCCGCTCCGTGCGCGCCGGGCTGCCCGACGAACCGACGGCCTGGACGTACGCGGCGGAGATCACCCCGGGGCGGGCCTACCGCGTCGCCCGGGGGCGCACGCTGGGAGGCAGTTCGGCCGTCAACGGCGGCTACTTCCTGCGTGCGCATCCCGACGACTTCGCCCGATGGGCGGCGGTCGCGGGGCCGGAGTGGGGGTGGGAGGCGTGCCTCGGCGCGCTGCGCCGCCTCGAGTCCGATCATGATTTCCCGCACGCTGCCGTGCACGGCGCGCACGGCCCGGTGCCGGTCATCAGGGACCCCGGCACCGACGCGGTCACGACGAGCTTCGTGGCGGGTGCCGTGCTGCAGGGCGCGGTCGTCGAGGCGGACAAGAACGGCGGCGGCCCTTCGGGTGTCGGCACCCTGCCGTGCAATGCGCTCGGCGGTGAGCGCTGGGGAACCGATCGTGCGTACCGCGCGCTCCTCGGCGACACGGCTGTCCAGGTCCGATCGGGTCTCGACGTGCGCCGGGTGCTCTGGCGCGGCGACCAGGCCGTCGGCATCGAGGCGATGGGCGTGGACGGGATCGTTCGCATCGAGGCCGACGAGGTGGTGCTGTGCGCGGGGGCGATCGAGACCCCGCGCCTCCTCGTGCGCTCGGGAGTCGGCCCTGATGGGCCCCGCAGGCTCACCGGCGTGGGGCGTGGACTGTCCGACCACGCGGCGGTGTCGGTCAGCTGGCGCGCCCGGCCCGGATTCCTGCCGCCCACGCCGATGACGGGATGGACGGCGGCGTGGAACACGCCGGCCGGATCGATCGCCGTCCATCCCCTCGAGCTCCTGCTGCCCGTCCTGCCCACCGCCGCACTCGTGTCGGGCGATCTCGCGATGGACGGCCCGCTGGATCTGCGGGTCTCGCTGAGCACGCCGGTCTCGCGGGGGTTCGTCAACGCCGGCGGGGGAGATGGCGTCGACATCCACTACGGCTACCTCGCCGCCGAGTCCGAACGGCACGCGCTGCGCCAAGGGGTGCGGGCGGCTCTGGCGCTGTTGACCCGCGGGCCGATGGCGGATCTGGTCGAAACGATCGAGCTCGTCGAACGATTCGGCGTCGGTCCGACCGACGAGCAGCTTGACGAATGGATCGGGACGCACCTGGCCACCGCGCTGCATTCGGCAGGCACGGCTCGGATGGGTCCCGCCGACGATCCGGATGCTGTCGTGGACACCCACGGACGGGTGCACGGCGTGGAAGGCCTCCGCGTCGCGGATGCGTCCATCCTCCCGGTCGTGCCCTCGCGCGGCACGTCGAATACCGCGGTGATGCTCGGCGAGCGCGTCGCCGAGCTGATGGCCTGCGAAGAGAGCGGGTCAGGCCGCGGTGCTCGGGCGTCCGATCGCTGA
- the mftR gene encoding mycofactocin system transcriptional regulator (MftR, the mycofactocin system transcriptional regulator, is an uncharacterized TetR family DNA-binding transcription factor. Its role is inferred by context. It occurs as part of the biosynthesis locus for mycofactocin, a partially characterized electron carrier derived from the terminal Val-Tyr dipeptide of the precursor peptide MftA, through a radical SAM enzyme-mediated process.) — protein sequence MSEILDDSARRGRGRARATSKAELERIGLDLFIDRGFSTVTVDDIAGAAGISRRTFFRYYESKNDVAWGDFSRLMEGFAEALDRAPADASVIAAVRDAVRGFNQVPSEELARHRHRMIILLKTPELVAHSTVRYAAWRAVIADFVARRLGISPRDALPQAVSWACLGISLSAYEQWIERPDADLLALIDASFRGLRDVFSAVVIDAEEPA from the coding sequence ATGTCAGAGATCTTGGACGACAGCGCCCGTCGAGGTCGAGGTCGAGCCCGCGCGACCTCGAAAGCCGAACTCGAGCGAATCGGTCTCGATCTGTTCATCGACCGGGGATTTTCCACCGTGACCGTCGATGACATCGCGGGTGCGGCCGGCATCAGCAGGCGGACCTTCTTCCGGTATTACGAGTCGAAGAACGACGTCGCGTGGGGCGACTTCTCCCGCCTGATGGAAGGCTTCGCCGAGGCTCTGGACCGTGCGCCGGCGGACGCGTCGGTCATCGCGGCGGTGCGCGACGCGGTCCGCGGGTTCAATCAGGTGCCCAGCGAAGAGCTGGCCCGTCATCGCCACCGCATGATCATCCTGCTCAAGACGCCCGAGCTCGTCGCGCATTCGACGGTGCGCTACGCGGCGTGGCGCGCGGTCATCGCCGACTTCGTCGCGCGCCGTCTCGGCATCTCTCCGCGGGACGCGCTCCCGCAGGCCGTGTCCTGGGCCTGCCTGGGTATCTCGCTGTCGGCATACGAGCAGTGGATCGAACGACCGGACGCCGACCTGCTCGCGCTCATCGACGCGTCGTTCCGGGGGCTCCGGGACGTCTTCTCGGCCGTCGTGATCGATGCCGAGGAGCCCGCATGA
- the mftA gene encoding mycofactocin precursor MftA (Mycofactocin is a small molecule electron carrier derived from the final two amino acids, Val-Tyr, of MftA, the mycofactocin precursor. It plays a role in redox homeostasis and the metabolism of alcohols and aldehydes in Actinobacteria, including Mycobacterium tuberculosis.), whose protein sequence is MDAITTPAPADADATLVEANELVEDVSIDGMCGVY, encoded by the coding sequence ATGGACGCAATCACCACTCCTGCCCCCGCAGATGCTGACGCGACGCTCGTCGAGGCGAACGAACTGGTCGAGGACGTGTCGATCGACGGCATGTGCGGCGTGTACTGA